Within the Magnetococcales bacterium genome, the region TATATGAATTGGCGCACATGCACATTCCCGCCATTGTCCTGTCGCATCATGCCCGGGAGATTACCCACCGTTTTGCCCGGGAAGAGAATGGCTTTCTCAACCAGGACATCTATCACGCCGGTTTGACCGAGCAGACCGTCCTTGCGAACCTGCAACGTCTGGTGGAGGATCACGCCTTTCGCCGGGAACTGTTTGATCGCGTGCGACGTTATAATTTCACCCGTAACAAGTCAAAAGTATTGCGGATGATCCTGAAAATATTGGAGTGAGGGGAATGTCAGCCATGCAAATCCAGACCCTTTTTCAATCTGCGACGGAAAGACCTGACCGCTGGGTACGTCCATTGGTGATTGCCGAGGCGGGGGTCAACCACCAGACCGATATGCAGACGGCCCGGCTCCTGATTGAATTGGCCCATGACGGGGGGGCGGATGCCATCAAATTTCAGACGTACAGGGCGGAAACCCTGGCTTCACGACACTCCCCGGCCTATTGGGATACGACCCGGGAACCCACGACGAGTCAATACGAATTGTTCAAAAAGCACGATGCTTTCTGGAAACGTGAGTTTGAACTCTTGAAGCGCCATTGTGACCAGGTGGGCATTCAGTTCATGAGTACGCCCTTTGATTGGGAGTCGGCGCGTTTTTTGAATGATCTGATGGAGGTATTCAAAATTTCCTCTTCGGATATCACCAACCGGCCTTTCATCCAGTATATTGCCGAATTTGGCAAACCGATTCTTCTATCGACCGGGGCATCCCGCCTCTCGGAAGTTCAGTCTGCTGTGGAGTGGATTGATCAGACCGGTGTGCCCCTGGCGCTTTTGCACTGCATTCTCAATTATCCCACCCGGGATGCCGATGCCAATCTGGGCATGATGCTCGATTTGAAACGCCATTTTCCGGGACGCATCATCGGGTATTCGGACCACACCCTGCCTCGGGACATGAAGACACTGGAGGTGGCCGCGATTCTGGGGGCGGAAATTGTCGAAAAGCATTTCACGCATGACAAGACCTTGACGGGAAACGATCATTATCATGCCATGGACCGGGATGATCTGCGCAAGTTTTTGCAGTCCATGGAGCGGGTTCGCCTGGTGATGGGGGCGTTCCACAAGGCACCCCTGGAGAGTGAGGAGCCGGCCCGTCGCCACGCCCGGCGCAGTATTGTGTTGAGCCGGTCAGTGGTTGCGGGGGAGGTCCTGAGTGCCGATCATTTGACCTGCAAACGTCCCGCTCATGGCATTTCGCCTGCCCATTGGAACGAGGTGCTGGGGCATCGGGTGCGTCATGCCCTGGAGGCCGATCATGTGTTGACCTGGGGGGATTTGGCTTGAGGTTCAGG harbors:
- a CDS encoding N-acetylneuraminate synthase family protein, giving the protein MQIQTLFQSATERPDRWVRPLVIAEAGVNHQTDMQTARLLIELAHDGGADAIKFQTYRAETLASRHSPAYWDTTREPTTSQYELFKKHDAFWKREFELLKRHCDQVGIQFMSTPFDWESARFLNDLMEVFKISSSDITNRPFIQYIAEFGKPILLSTGASRLSEVQSAVEWIDQTGVPLALLHCILNYPTRDADANLGMMLDLKRHFPGRIIGYSDHTLPRDMKTLEVAAILGAEIVEKHFTHDKTLTGNDHYHAMDRDDLRKFLQSMERVRLVMGAFHKAPLESEEPARRHARRSIVLSRSVVAGEVLSADHLTCKRPAHGISPAHWNEVLGHRVRHALEADHVLTWGDLA